GTCCGGGGCCGCGCGGCGCAGCTCGGCCGCCTCCTCCTCGGCGAAGACGCACCCCGCCGCACGCAGGACGGCCACCAGCCGGTCCTCGTCCGGTCCCGGCGGGTCGCCCGGCCCGGACACGTCGTCCCGTCCGTGGGCCGCGCCCGGGGCCCGGGCGGCCGCCCGCGCGGCCGGCTGCTCGGCTCGACCCATCGTCGCCCCCGTCCTCCGGCCTCCGGCCCCCTGCCGCGTGCCGCTGGAGGCGATGGTGCCCCACCGGGTGGTCCGAGTCCATGCGCCGGGCGCGCGGCACCCCGTAGGATGACGCCCACCACGCAGGTCCGGGAGGGACGACCGATGGCCGAGGCCTACATCATCGACGCGGTGCGCACGCCCGTGGGGCGGCGCGGCAAGGGACTGGCGGGGGTGCACCCGCTGGACCTGGCCGCCGCCCCGCTGGCCGAGATCGTCCGCCGTGCCGGCCTCGACTCGGCGGAGTACGACGAGGTGATCCTCGGCTGCATCGACCAGCTCGGTCCGCAGGCGATGGACATCGCCCGCAATGCCTGGCTCGCCGCGGGAGGCTCCGAGGAGGTGCCCGGCACCACCGTGGAGCGCCAGTGCGGCTCGGGCCAGCAGGCGGTCCACTACGCCGCCCAGGCCGTCATGTCCGGCACGTCCGACCTGGTCCTGGCCGGGGGAGTGCAGTCCATGTCCGCGATCCCTCTCTCGTCCGCCAACCGGGCGGCCGCGGAGTTCGGCCACCCGGACCCCTTCACGGGGTCGGCGGGCTGGTCGAACCGGTACGGGAAGGCGGAGATCTCCCAGTTCCGCGGCGCCGAGATGATGGCCGAGCGCTGGGGGATCACCCGTGAGGCGCTCGAGGAGTTCGCCGTCACCTCGCACGAGCGGGCGCTGGCGGCGCGGGCCGCCGGACGCTTCGAGAGGGAGACCGTGCCGGTGCCGCAGGCGCCGGGGGTCACCGCGGACGAGGGCCCGCGGACGCCGGACCGGGAGAGGATGGCCGCGCTCGCACCGATCGTCCCGGGCGGACTGCACACCGCCGCCACGGCCTCGCAGGTGTCCGACGGGGCCGCGGTCCTGCTCATCGCCTCCGCGGCGGCAGTGGACCGGCACGGGCTGGTCCCGCGGGCCCGGATCCACCACCTCTCGGCACGCGGGGACGACCCGGTGATGATGCTCTCGGCGCCCATCCGTGCCACGCGGCACGCGCTGGAGCGCACGGGGATGGGACTGGAGGACCTGGACGTCATCGAGGTCAACGAGGCGTTCGCGGCCGTGGTCCTGGCCTGGCAGGCCGAGCTGGGGGCGGACCCGTCCAGGGTCAACGTCAACGGCGGGGCGATCGCCCTGGGCCACCCCATCGGGGCGACCGGGGCCCGGCTCATGACCTCGCTGCTGCACGAGCTCGAGCGCACGGGCGGCCGCTACGGGCTGCAGACCATGTGCGAGGGCGGCGGCCAGGCCAACGTCACCATCATCGAGCGGCTCTGACCCCGCGACCCCGGCCCCGCAGGCCGGGCCCCAGGGCTCCCGGCCCCGCCCGGGCCGGCCGGCCCGGCAGGCCGGGTCAGGCCGCCGGGTAGGTGACGCGGCCGCCGTCGGGATCCACCACGGCGCCGGGGGTGAGCTGCGCCGGCGGGGCCGTGCCGACGTCCATGAGGTGCAGTACCTGCTCCCCGGCGGCCAGCAGGTGGTCCGCGATGATCCGCCGATGGCACCGCCACCAGACGGCCTCCGAGCACATCACGGCGAGGCGCCGCTCGGCGCCCCACGACCGCAGCTCGGCGAGCCCGTCCCGGAACTCCGCGGACAGGGCGTGGTCGGCGTAGTTGTGGAAGCTGCGGTTCCGCCAGAGGCCGTTGACCTCGTCCGGGACGTCCCGGTCCCGGGACCGGCGCCCCGCGAGGGCCGGGAGCCGCCGGTAGTCGATGCCCGCCCCGGGCAGGGACTCCCGCAGCGCCTCCTCGTCGAAGTGCGGGTGGCGGCGGGAGCCGGGCAGGCGGCGCACGTCCACCACCAGCCCGACGTCGGCCGAGTCCAGGAGCGCGAGGAACTCCGCCAGGGTGCGGGTCGAGTGACCCACGGTGAGGAAGGGCTGCGTCATGGTCCCGACCCTAGTCCGCGGCCCCTCACGGCGGCGGTGTCCACCTGCTGATTTGCACTTGCGGGTAATGAGGAGCAGGGTATATGGGTGATTTCTCCCACCGCCACCGAGCCCGCCGTCGACGCACGCCGGCCCGCGGGCCCCACCTTCCTCGGCCAGCCCCGGCCGCTCGCCAACCTCTTCAGCGTCGAGCTGTGGGAGCGGTTCTCGTTCTACGGCATGCAGGCGATGCTCGTGTTCTACATGAGCTGGACCGCGGCCCAGGGCGGCCTGGGGATCGACCCCGCCGTGGCCACGGGCGTGGTGGGCGCCTACGGCGGCATGGTCTACGTCTTCAGCATCGTCGGCGGCTGGGTGGCCGACCGCCTCACCGGCTCGGAGCGCGCGATGTTCGGCTCGGCCGTGCTGATCATGCTCGGGCACGTCGCCCTGGCGCTCGTCCCGGCCGTCCCGGGCCTCGTCCTGGGGCTGCTGCTCGTGGCCGTGGGCTCCGGCGGCCTCAAGGCCAACGCCGCGAACCTCGTGGGGCACCTGTACTCCCGCACGGACCCGCGCCGGGACGCCGGGTTCTCGATCTTCTACATGGGCGTGAACATCGGCGCGCTCCTCGGGCCCCTGCTCACCGGCTGGGCCCGGGACACCTGGGGCTTCCACGTGGGCTTCGGCCTGGCCGCCGTGGGCATGGCCATCGGCCTCGCCCAGTACGCGCTGACCCGCCGCAGCCTACCCGCGGACGTCCACGCCGTGCCGGACCCGTTGCCGCGCCAGCAGTACGGGCGCTGGGCCGGGCTCGTGGTCGCCGCGCTCGCGGTCGTCGGCGTCCTGCTGGCCACCGGCTGGGTGAACCCCGGCAACCTCGCGGACGCCGTCGTGCTGCTCTCCGCGGCCGCCGCCGTGGCGATCTTCGCGGTGCTGCTGACCTCGGCCAAGGTCACGGCGGAGGAGCGCAGCCGGGTGCGGGCGTTCATCCCCCTGTTCATCGGCTCCGCCGTGTTCTTCGCCCTGTTCCAGCAGCAGTTCACCGTGATCGCGCTGTACTCGGAGAGCCGGCTGGACCGGAGCCTGTTCGGCTGGGAGATGCCGATGGAGTGGGTCAACTCCATCAACCCGGTCTACATCATCCTCTTCGCCCCGCTCTTCGCCGTGCTGTGGACCCGGCTGGGCCGCCGCCAGCCCACGACCCCCGTGAAGTTCGGCCTCGGCATCGCGGCCATCGGGGCGGCCTTCCTGCTGTTCATCCCGGCCGCCGACGTCGCCTCCGTCCCGCTGTCGTGGCTGGCCCTGATCCTGCTCGTGGCGACCGTGGGCGAGCTGCTCGTCTCCCCGGTCGGGCTGTCCCTGTCCACGAAGCTCGCGCCCACCGCGTTCCCCGTGCTCATGGTGGCCCTGTACAACCTCTCCGTGGCCCTGGGCTCCGCCCTGGCCGGCAGCCTCGCCGGCTCCTACACGCAGGACAACGAGGCCGGGTACTTCGGCGTCCTCGGCGCGGCGACCGTCGGGATCGGCGTCGTGATGCTGCTCATCGCCCGCCCGGTGCACCGGGCCATGCGCGGGGTGCGCTGACCGCCACCGCCACCCGCCCGGCCGGTCCGGGAACGGCGCAGGGGCCCGGGACGATCGTCCCGGGCCCCTGCGCGTGGACGGAGCGGAGAGCACCGCCGGGGAGGGCTACGCCGGCGAGCGGAACGTCGCCGCGATCCGGGCGCCGTCGGGCAGGTCCCCCGAGCGGACGGCCTTGACCGTCCCGCCGGTGCGCAGCACCCGGGCGGCGACCTCGTCCGCCAGCCCGTAGGTCTCGGCGCTGGGCTCGTCCGCCACCGTCACCTCGCCGAACTCGTCGATCGTGCCCTCGCGCTCGGCGGCCAGGTCGAACAGCAGCACGTCCACCTGCCCGGCCGTGGCCGCCTTGGCGATCTCGTGCAGCTTGGCGCTGGCCCGGCCGTGCGCGCGCTGGGTGCCGAAGCGTTCCCGCCACGCGGCCAGCTGGGCGGCGTAGTGGCGATCGAGGACCTCCCGGCCGCGCGCCGCCAGGTCCCTGAGGGACATCGACGCCGGGTTGACGCCCAGGGACTCGTCCACGAGCCGCCGGTACGTGTTGACCTCCCGGTAGGCCGGCTCGAGGTCCGGGCTCGCCGCCAGCACGAGGGGGTGGGCCGAGCCGTTGATGCGCCGCAGCACGGAGTCCTGCACCCGCGAGCAGTAGTCGCGCCGCTGGGCCTTGGGCCGCTGCGCGCCGTCCGCCCGCTGGCGGTCCATCCGTCCCTCGTTGTCCGCCACCTCCAGTTCGAGGCCGAGGTCCTCCGGCAGGTCCGGCAGCTCGATCTCGTGGCACGAGTCGTCCGCCTCGAGGGCGAGCAGGCGCACCGAGCCCTTGGTGAGGGCCAGCACGAAGCCGCTGTGGGCGAAGGTGGTGGACCGGATCAGCGGCCCCGTGTCGAAGCGGTCGCCCACGCTGGCGTGGTCCCTCAGGTGGTTCAGCAGCCGGAAGGCGCGCAATCCCCCGGGCGAGACGAACACGGCGACCGACCGGGCCGGCGTCGACCAGAATCCGCGGTCCTCCTCCAGGGCGGCCACCTCGGCCATGATCCGCTCGCGGTCCTCCGCGGGGACGGTGTCCGGCAGGCGCCCGACCGCGTCGCGGGCGGCCGCGCGCAGGGCCAGCTGGACCTGTTCGGGGTTGCGCCCGATCGGCGCGCGGGCGTCATCGGCCCCGGACGACGCAGCGTACAGCGACACGCTCGCGGCGTGGCGGTGCTGCGTGAGCT
This genomic window from Citricoccus sp. SGAir0253 contains:
- a CDS encoding acetyl-CoA C-acetyltransferase, encoding MAEAYIIDAVRTPVGRRGKGLAGVHPLDLAAAPLAEIVRRAGLDSAEYDEVILGCIDQLGPQAMDIARNAWLAAGGSEEVPGTTVERQCGSGQQAVHYAAQAVMSGTSDLVLAGGVQSMSAIPLSSANRAAAEFGHPDPFTGSAGWSNRYGKAEISQFRGAEMMAERWGITREALEEFAVTSHERALAARAAGRFERETVPVPQAPGVTADEGPRTPDRERMAALAPIVPGGLHTAATASQVSDGAAVLLIASAAAVDRHGLVPRARIHHLSARGDDPVMMLSAPIRATRHALERTGMGLEDLDVIEVNEAFAAVVLAWQAELGADPSRVNVNGGAIALGHPIGATGARLMTSLLHELERTGGRYGLQTMCEGGGQANVTIIERL
- a CDS encoding DUF488 family protein, with protein sequence MTQPFLTVGHSTRTLAEFLALLDSADVGLVVDVRRLPGSRRHPHFDEEALRESLPGAGIDYRRLPALAGRRSRDRDVPDEVNGLWRNRSFHNYADHALSAEFRDGLAELRSWGAERRLAVMCSEAVWWRCHRRIIADHLLAAGEQVLHLMDVGTAPPAQLTPGAVVDPDGGRVTYPAA
- a CDS encoding peptide MFS transporter — protein: MISPTATEPAVDARRPAGPTFLGQPRPLANLFSVELWERFSFYGMQAMLVFYMSWTAAQGGLGIDPAVATGVVGAYGGMVYVFSIVGGWVADRLTGSERAMFGSAVLIMLGHVALALVPAVPGLVLGLLLVAVGSGGLKANAANLVGHLYSRTDPRRDAGFSIFYMGVNIGALLGPLLTGWARDTWGFHVGFGLAAVGMAIGLAQYALTRRSLPADVHAVPDPLPRQQYGRWAGLVVAALAVVGVLLATGWVNPGNLADAVVLLSAAAAVAIFAVLLTSAKVTAEERSRVRAFIPLFIGSAVFFALFQQQFTVIALYSESRLDRSLFGWEMPMEWVNSINPVYIILFAPLFAVLWTRLGRRQPTTPVKFGLGIAAIGAAFLLFIPAADVASVPLSWLALILLVATVGELLVSPVGLSLSTKLAPTAFPVLMVALYNLSVALGSALAGSLAGSYTQDNEAGYFGVLGAATVGIGVVMLLIARPVHRAMRGVR